In a single window of the Elaeis guineensis isolate ETL-2024a chromosome 6, EG11, whole genome shotgun sequence genome:
- the LOC105037550 gene encoding protein FATTY ACID EXPORT 5-like isoform X2 → MHDFCFTIPYGLLILVGGLVGYARRGSTASLAGGASSGLLLLLAGFVSLKAFEKRRNSYLALILETVCALVLTYVMGQRYLETSKIMPAGLVAALSVLMSGFYLYKIANGGNDIPSKAE, encoded by the exons ATGCACGACTTCTGCTTCACGATCCCGTACGGGCTTCTGATCCTGGTGGGAGGCCTCGTGGGCTACGCGCGGCGGGGGAGCACCGCCTCGCTGGCCGGCGGCGCCAGCTccggcctcctcctcctcctcgccgGCTTCGTCAGCCTCAAGGCCTTCGAGAAGCGCCGCAACTCCTACCTCGCCCTGATCCTCGAGACAG TTTGTGCCCTTGTATTAACATATGTTATGGGGCAAAGATACCTTGAAACATCCAAGATAATGCCAGCTGGGTTAGTTGCTGCTCTCAG TGTACTTATGTCTGGATTCTACCTTTACAAGATTGCAAATGGTGGCAATGATATCCCATCCAAGGCGGAGTAA